CTCCTGCTCGTCGGCGGCGGCAGCCGGGGGCGGGTATGGCAGGACGTCACCGCGCGGCTGTCGGGGCGGACGCTGCACGTGCCCGACGCCGAGGAGCTCGTCGCCCTCGGCGCGGCCGCGCAGGCGGCCGGTCTCCTCACGGGCGAGCGCCCCGACGAGATCGCGCGCCGGTGGGGGACCCGCTGTGGCCGGACCGTCGAGGCGCCGCCGCGCGACGAGGCGACGTGGGCGCGCATCCGGTCGGTGCGCGCCGGGCTGGAGGCCTACAACCACGCGCCGCCCGGCTCGCCGGCCGAGGGCTACACAACGGGGACGGCCTCCACCTGAGCGCCGAGCGCCCGAGCACGGTCCGGGTCGACGTCACCGGCGGTGGCCGCCTCCACCGACGCGGTGGCGGTCGCGACCCCCGCCCGCACCGCGTCGACGAGATCCGACGACGAGGCGAGACCGGCGACGAGGCCCGCGACGAGCGCGTCGCCGGCGCCGACGGGGTTGACCGGCGTCACCTTCGGCGCGCGCACGTGCACCGATGCCCCACGGGCGTGGAGCACCGCACCATGGCGGCCGACGGTGACGAGCGCCGCTGCGGGACCGCGGCCGCACAGCGACCGGGCAGCCGCCACGGCGTCGGGCAGCGCGGCCTCGTCCTCGACGGCGACGTGCTCGACCGCGGCGCCGCCGAGCAGCGCCCGGGCCTCTTCGATGTTCGGCGCGACGAGGTCGGGGCGCTCGGCGAGCGCTTCGCCGAGCGCCGTCGCCGACGTGTCGACCACGACCGTCGCCCCGTGGGCGTGGCCCCCCCGCACGAGGCGCGCTGCACCGTCGGGCGGGCTTCCCGCGGGCAGGCTTCCGGAGACGACGAGGATCACGCCCGGGGCGAGCAGCCGCTCGACCGCCGCCTCCAGGCGCGCCCAGTCACCCGACGCCACGGTGGGGCCGGGCTCGTTCAGCACGGTCGCCGCGCCGTCACCGGCGAGGACGGTGACGCACGACCGCGTCTCACCGTCCACGAGGACGGCATGCAGTTCGATGCCGGCGTCGGCCGCGAGCCCGCGCAGCGCGACGCCGGTGTGGCCGGCGACGAAGCCCACGACCGGCGCTTGTACGCCGAGGCGCGCGAGCGTGCGGGCGACGTTGAGCCCCTTGCCGCCGGCGCGGACCTCCGCGCGGTACGCGCGCTCGACGGCGCCCACACGCAGCGTCTCCACGTGCACCGTCCGGTCGACCGCCGTGTTGGGGCACACGACGACCATGCCGCTCACCTCGGCCACCCCGGCGGGGCACCGACCGGCGCCTCCATCGGGCCCTGGACGGTGACGGAGTCGGCGGCGACGAGGCAGCCGAGCTCGGCCGCGCGCAGCGGCGGGGCGCCGGCCATGGTGGCCGCCAGGTAGGTGCCGACGAAGTGGTCCCCGGCACCCGTCGGATCGACCTCCGTCCGCCTGGGAGGGGCCAGCGGCGTGCAGCCGTCGCGTGTGTGCACGACGACGCCCTGTGCTCCGCGGGTCTCGCACACGACCGCGCCGTTGGCCGCGAGCTCCTCCGCGGTGAGCTCGAGCGCCGCGAGCTCCCCGCTGCTCGGCGTGAGCAGTGCGGCGGCGCGGGCGACGCGCCGCACGTCGCGGAGCGCACCGTCGCCGGCTTCCGGGCGCACGTTCGGGTCGAGGCTCACCCGGCCCCCCGCGCGCGTGACGGCGTCGACCGCGATCAGCGCCGCCTCCCGCAGACCGGGTGCGAGAGTCAGGGTCGACCCGGACACGTGCAGCCACCCCGCCGTCGCCGCTGCTGCCCGCACGTGCTCGGACGGTACGCCGTCGGCTGCCGTGCCGGCGATGTGGAAGATGAAGTCCCGCCCGCCGGTCTTGTCGTAGGCGACGAAGGCGCAACCGGTCGGGGAGCAAGGGTCGATGCGCACACCGGCCACGTCGACGCCGTCGCGGCGCAGTCGGGCGAGGATCGCCCTGCCGAAGGCGTCGTCACCGACACCGCCGACGAGCTGCACCGCCGCACCGAGCCGCGCGGCCACCGACGCGACGATGGCCGGCGCGCCGCTCGGGTAGGGACCGAGGAAGCGTCCAAGGGCGCCGAGCGGGGCGCGCTCCGGCCGCATGATCTCGGCGAGGAGCTCCCCCACGACGAGCAGCCGGCTCACGGGGCTCACCGGCCGACGAGCTGCCTGGCGGTGCCCACGTCGGTGAGCAGCACGTCGACGAACCCCGCGCGCGCCGCACCGCGGATGGACGGGACCTTCGCGGTGCCGGCGGCAGCCGCGATCTTCGTGGGCACCCGCGCGAGCTGGTCGTGGCTGACGGCGAGGAACTGGTCGTCCCCGGGGAAGTGGACGGGGCAGCCGTCGGCGTCGAAGTAGCGCGTCGCGACGTCGCCCACCGCGCGCTCGAGCAGCTGCTCGTGGCGGGGCACCGGCGCAGGGCCGTAGTCGCCGAGCTCACGGGGCGGCGCGCCGATGCCGAACAGCGCGAGGGACGTCCGGTCCCACAGGGCGAGGGTCTCCGCCGTCTCACGGTCCTCCATGAGCGCCGCCCACAGCGTCGGACCGGGGTTGTACGGCGCGTGCAGGGAGCGGTGCGTTCCCTGCATCGTCACGGCGATGCGGCGGGCGATCTCGTTGCTCTGGAAGTACTCCTGAGGCTGGTTGGAGCCGCCGACCGCAGGGACGACGACCACACCGGGGGTCGCCGGCAGGCGCTGCTGCGCGACCTGCCACATCGTCCTGCCCCACGAGGCGAGCAGGACGGACCCGGGCGCGAGCCCCGCGCGGGCGAGAGCCGAGCCGGCTAGGCCCGCCACCGCCAAGGTTTCCCGCTCCGACGGCGCGAGCAGGACCTCACGCACGCCGAGCGCGTCGGCGACCTCGCCGGCGAGCTCGCCCGGGACGCGCAGCGGGCGGACGGTGATCTCGACGAGGCCGGTGCGGCGCGCCTCGGTGAGCAGGCGGCTCACCGTGGACCTGCTGACCTGCAGACGCTCGGCTATCTCCCGCTGGGACCTGTCCTCCAGGTAGTAGAGGCAGGCGGCCAGGTACATCGCGCCCAGTGCGCCGTCCACGTCGGGGTCGCCCACCGTCCTCCCTCCCTCGCGAACGCCGACGGTCATGAAAAAAGGTGTAGCACGTTTGTGCAGGCGTCGGTACGGTCATCGTGGCCCCGCCAGGGAGCCGCCGGAGCTGAGGACAAGGAGCACCGATGGTGGCAAAGGCACGCGTTTGGGCGATCCTCCTCGCACTCGGCCTCGTGGCCAGCGCGTGCACGGGAGCGGGCACGGGGGGAGGCGCCGACCCGGGAGGGGACGCCGCCGAGGGCGAGGCCGGCGTGACCACCATCACCATCGCTGCGGTCAACAACCCGCAGATGCAGGACATGCAGGAGCTCACCGACCACTTCCACGACACGCACCCCAACGTGCGCGTCGAGTGGGTCGTCCTGCCCGAGAACCAGCTGCGCGACCGGGTCACCCAGGACGTCGCCACCCGCGGGGGCCAGTTCGACGTCATGACGATCGGCACGTACGAGACGCCGATCTGGGCCGAGAACGGCTGGCTCACCAACCTCGCGGAGAACACCGCCGACGACGACGAGTACGACGTCGAGGACATCATCGAACCGATCCGCGACGCGCTGTCCTACGAGGGCGAGCTGTACGCCGTGCCCTTCTACGGTGAGTCGTCGTTCCTCATGTACCGCACGGACCTGTTCGACCAGGCCGGCCTGGAGATGCCCGAGCGCCCGACTTGGGACCAGGTCGCCGAGTTCGCCCGCCAGCTCCACGACCCGGCCAACGACGTGTACGGCATCTGCCTCCGCGGCCTGCCGGGCTGGGGTGAGGTCTTCGCGCCGCTCAACACGGTCGTGAACACGTTCGGGGGCCGCTGGTACGACATGGAGTGGAACGCCCAGCTGACCGAGGAGCCGTTCGTCGAGGCGGTCGAGTTCTACGTCAACCTCATCCGCGAGGCGGGTCAGCCGGGAGCGGCCAACTCCGGGTTCACCGAGTGCCTCACCACCTACGGCCAGGGCAACGCGGCGATGTGGTACGACGCGACGTCGGCGGCGGGGTCGGTGGAGAACCCCGAAGCGAGCACGGTCGTGGGGAAGACCGGCTACGTCTTCGCCCCGGTGAGGGAGACCGAGGCGGCCGGGTGGCTGTGGGCCTGGGCGCTCGCGATGCCCGAGACCTCACAGAAGAAGGAAGCCGCCTGGGAGTTCATGCGCTGGGCGACGTCCAAGGAGTACATCCAGCTCGTCGGTGAGGAGCTCGGATGGGAGCGCGTCCCGCCCGGCAGCAGGGAGTCGACCTACGAGATCCCCGAGTACCAGGAGGCCGCGGCGGCGTTCGCCGACGTCACCCTGGCGGCGATCAGCGAGGCCGACGTCGAGGACCCCGGCACCCAGGAGCGGCCCTACGTGGGCGTGCAGTACGTCAGCATCCCGGAGTTCCAGGACCTCGGGACCCGGGTGAGCCAGGAGATCGCCGCGGCCATCGCCGGTCGCCAGAGCGTGCAGGAGGCCCTGGAGAAGGGCCAGCGGATGGCCGAGGATGTGGCCGAGCAGGGCGGCTACCGCTAGCGGCCCTCCCGCGCGGCAGCAGGAGACGCCCGTGGCCACCGTCGACACGCCGGTCCGGACCGACACGCAGGCGCAGGGCGCACCCCGGCAGGACCCCCCCGCCAGCGGGCGGCAGCGCTGGGCGCGCCGCCTGCCCCTGCTGCCCGGTCTCGTCTACATCATCATCCTCACGCAGATCCCGTTCCTCTTCACGCTCTTCTACAGCTTCCAGCACTGGAACCTCTACCGGCCGGGTCAGCGCGGCTTCGCGGGGCTCGAGAACTACCGCTTCGTGCTCGGGAGCCCCACCTTCCGCACCGGCGCCCTCAACACCGTCGTGCTGACCGCGGGGGCGGTTCTCGTCG
This genomic interval from Egibacteraceae bacterium contains the following:
- a CDS encoding 1-phosphofructokinase family hexose kinase: MVVVCPNTAVDRTVHVETLRVGAVERAYRAEVRAGGKGLNVARTLARLGVQAPVVGFVAGHTGVALRGLAADAGIELHAVLVDGETRSCVTVLAGDGAATVLNEPGPTVASGDWARLEAAVERLLAPGVILVVSGSLPAGSPPDGAARLVRGGHAHGATVVVDTSATALGEALAERPDLVAPNIEEARALLGGAAVEHVAVEDEAALPDAVAAARSLCGRGPAAALVTVGRHGAVLHARGASVHVRAPKVTPVNPVGAGDALVAGLVAGLASSSDLVDAVRAGVATATASVEAATAGDVDPDRARALGAQVEAVPVV
- a CDS encoding sugar kinase, with product MSPVSRLLVVGELLAEIMRPERAPLGALGRFLGPYPSGAPAIVASVAARLGAAVQLVGGVGDDAFGRAILARLRRDGVDVAGVRIDPCSPTGCAFVAYDKTGGRDFIFHIAGTAADGVPSEHVRAAAATAGWLHVSGSTLTLAPGLREAALIAVDAVTRAGGRVSLDPNVRPEAGDGALRDVRRVARAAALLTPSSGELAALELTAEELAANGAVVCETRGAQGVVVHTRDGCTPLAPPRRTEVDPTGAGDHFVGTYLAATMAGAPPLRAAELGCLVAADSVTVQGPMEAPVGAPPGWPR
- a CDS encoding sugar-binding domain-containing protein, whose translation is MGDPDVDGALGAMYLAACLYYLEDRSQREIAERLQVSRSTVSRLLTEARRTGLVEITVRPLRVPGELAGEVADALGVREVLLAPSERETLAVAGLAGSALARAGLAPGSVLLASWGRTMWQVAQQRLPATPGVVVVPAVGGSNQPQEYFQSNEIARRIAVTMQGTHRSLHAPYNPGPTLWAALMEDRETAETLALWDRTSLALFGIGAPPRELGDYGPAPVPRHEQLLERAVGDVATRYFDADGCPVHFPGDDQFLAVSHDQLARVPTKIAAAAGTAKVPSIRGAARAGFVDVLLTDVGTARQLVGR
- a CDS encoding sugar ABC transporter substrate-binding protein encodes the protein MVAKARVWAILLALGLVASACTGAGTGGGADPGGDAAEGEAGVTTITIAAVNNPQMQDMQELTDHFHDTHPNVRVEWVVLPENQLRDRVTQDVATRGGQFDVMTIGTYETPIWAENGWLTNLAENTADDDEYDVEDIIEPIRDALSYEGELYAVPFYGESSFLMYRTDLFDQAGLEMPERPTWDQVAEFARQLHDPANDVYGICLRGLPGWGEVFAPLNTVVNTFGGRWYDMEWNAQLTEEPFVEAVEFYVNLIREAGQPGAANSGFTECLTTYGQGNAAMWYDATSAAGSVENPEASTVVGKTGYVFAPVRETEAAGWLWAWALAMPETSQKKEAAWEFMRWATSKEYIQLVGEELGWERVPPGSRESTYEIPEYQEAAAAFADVTLAAISEADVEDPGTQERPYVGVQYVSIPEFQDLGTRVSQEIAAAIAGRQSVQEALEKGQRMAEDVAEQGGYR